Within Lacipirellulaceae bacterium, the genomic segment TCGATTTAGCCATCGGTCTGCCACTGCGTCGTTGACGAAGCGCTCGGCGACTGGATCCCACTGAAGTGGACGATTCAGCCAGTAAGCAAGGTTGCCAAGATGACAAAGCGACACGGTGCGGGCGCCAATTTCGACATCAGCGTGTGGTTTCTTGCGGCTGAGCACACACTCCAGGAAGTTGTCGCTGTGGGCCTTGGCTCCCTGCATCGGATCCTTGGGACCTGGAGGTAACTTCCATCGACCGCGTGGTTCAATCCTCCATCGATTGGACATGCCGTGGCCCCATGCGTTACCTTCCTCACCTACGAAGTACACCCCCTGACGGCTCATTGGCGACTCGTGGGTCATGATCACGCCGTTAGCGAAACGATACGTGAGCCACTTCACCTCTTTTCCGTCAGGAGGCAACACCTCGACTGGCCCTGTTTCATCTAGCCCCGTCGCCCATTTTGCGATGTCGAAGTGATGGCAGCCCCAGTCGGTCATGCCGCCGCCAGAGTAGTCGCGGTACGGGCGAAACATCTTGTCGACCAGCAAAGAATGGTAGGGACGCCAGGGCGCGGGCCCTAGCCACAAATCCCAATCGATATGATCGGGGGTTTCTTCCGCTGGCAGGTTGCATGGAACGCTCGGGCCCCCACAACTGACATGCACCTCGCGAATATTACCGATGATGCCATCTTGAAGTGCTTGGCAGGCGTATCGAATGCTCTCGTAGGAGCGACTCTGGCTCCCGGTCTGCACGACCCGGCCGTAACGCCGGGCTGCATCGACCATCGCCCGAGCCTCACCAATCGTGAGCGAAAGTGGTTTCTCGCAGTAGACATCCTTCCCGCTTCGGCACGACCATACGGTCTGGATGGCGTGCCAATGATCTGGACTTGCAATCACCACGGCGTCAATATCATCCCTCTTAATGAGTTCTCTGAAATCGATGTAAGTCGCGCAGTCCTGGTTGCCGTAGAAGGTGTCGATAGTCGCTTTGGCATTGTCGAGGTAGTTTCGGTTAATGTCACACACGGCAACCGCTTGGCAGACGGGATTTGCCATGAATGATTGTACAAGCGAGCCAAAACACCCCTGTAAGCCCTTGAAGCCAACACCAATAAATCCGACAGTGACGCGATTGCTCGGCGATGGCCGACCTAATCCCAGTGCGGTGGCCGAGATGATCATCGGGGCTGTCACAGTGGCGGATGCACTGGTAGTAAGAAACTGTCTGCGGCTCAGTCGGTGTAGCGACATATCACTGTTCCCTAAGAGAGCTGTGTGACTACTTCATAGTAATGATGCCCGCTCGTCACCTGCCTACTGAGATTCAACCGCTTCCAATTTGGGCAGCTCGTCCTTGATCGGTTCGACGGGCTTTGGTGGGGGTGGGTCTGGCAAAGTTAGTTTGGCTTTCGGAATGGTCACATCAGCGCCGGTTTTTGGAAGCTCGACGTGGGCCGTCCAGAGGATTCCATTCACGATGGCACGACGAAACTCGTCGATCGTGAAGTTGTCGTGGAAATGTCCTAAAGTGGTGCCGAAGCTGCGCCCACCCTTACTATTGGGGCGTTCGAGACACCACGCTACGGTCTGCTCGACACCGTCGACGTTCACTTGCAGAATTGGTTGGGCCTGTTCGCTAAATTTCAGATTCAGATAGAACTCATCACGCAACTTATAGGGTTTCCATCCCTTGCACACCGGGTGATCAGCCTTCGCTTGCTGAAGTAACCGCTTGTCAACTTTCAGTCCTGCGTGAGCAAAACTGAACCATCCTCCCAACAGGTTCATGTACTCAGGGCCGTACTGGTCGTCCGTCGTACCGGTCGCCCAATGAATGGCCGTGAGCCCAACACCTGACTTGAGCAATTTCATCGCCTGGTTGCGTCGGCGCGGATGAAGCAAGAGGTCCCCTGCCGGACGGGAATAGAAAACAATCGCGTCAACACCTTTTAACGCTGCCGGGTCCTTGGGCCAGTCGTCTTCGGGTGAGACGATCGCTTTCACGCCCGGGGTATTGTTCAGGCACGCCGCAAGCAAATTGCACCCCTGGCGATACATATGGGTTGCCCAGGGATGATCGAGCTTGGTAGAGATGAGAAGAATATACTTCGAATCTTCTGCACTCGTGTCTGAATCGGGTTGTCCTATTTGCTCTCTCGCGTGAGCTGCTTTTCCCGCGAGAACCACTACAAGGGCGAGCGTGACGACTAAGTACAAGACGTTGCGAGTGAGCATCATTCGGTTGTCCTACGTTGCGACTATGTGGTCTAAGCCAGGCGTTCAACGATTACCGCTTGCGACGAATTCGTGTGAACTCTTCTACTTGTGCCGTGATGGCCACTTCGGTCGGTAGCCTCTCCACCGAGCTCGCACCGTAGAAGCCGTCCACGATGTCGAGATTCTCAATGACGTATTGAGCGTCCGATGGCTGCGCTATGGGGCCGCCGTGGCAGAGGACGATAACATCCTCACGCACAGTGCGAGCCGCTTCTGCAATCTCTTGAATACGTGGCAGGCACATTTCCAAGGTTAAAGCGGTTTGTGCACCGATCGATCCGGATGTCGTTAATCCCATGTGAGCCACAATCAGGTCGGCCCCTGCCTCGGTAAGCAGCCTCGATTGGTCAGCATCGAAAGCGTAAGGAGTGGTCAATAAATCGAGTTCGTGAGCTGCCGCCACGCAGTCGACTTCCAGGGTGAATCCCATACCCGTCTCTTCCAGATTTGCGCGGAACGTTCCATCTATCAGACCGACGGTCGGGAAATTTTGGATGCCGGCAAATCCGATCTCTTTTAATTCACGCAGGAAGGAATCACGAAGCATGAAGGGGTCCGTTCCACAAACGCCGGCTAGGACTGGGGTCTGCTTGACGGCCGTGAGGACTTCGTGAGCCATCTCTTTCACGATCTGATTCGCGTTTCCGTATGGCATCAGCCCAGCCAGCGAGCCTCGTCCCGCCATTCGGTAACGACCGGAGTTATAGATGACGATCAAATCGATGCCACCCGCTTCCTCGCACTTGGCGCTAATTCCTGTGCCAGCGCCACCGCCAATAATCGGTAGTCCATTGGCGATCTTGTCACGAAATCGATTGAGGATGCTTTCTCTAGAAGGAGTCACTTCGTCTGCCTTAGTTGAAAGGGGCAATACAGGGTTGTCGATACTCCAGACTTTAGGCCGCAGCTTTGAGGGCCAGGAATTCACTTGCCAGGAGGTTCGCGAACTCAGGATCGTTGATGTGCAATGGTGACCAGACAATTCGACGTCGGTCCGTCACGTTTAGCGAAGACTTCAGTTCTTGAAATAAAGCTCCATCAGCATCCGGGTCGTAGAAGGGTTGGTCTGGAGCATCCAACATAGAAACGCCACCTTCCGGGACCACAACCGTAACGGGGGCTTTCGAACGGTTCAGCTTTTCCGTAATCCAGCTCGCGATCCGTCGATTTTCATCGGGTGTTGTCCTCATCAGCGTCACCTGCGAGTTATGTGCGTGTAGGTTGCGATGGCGAAACTCAGAGGGTACGGAATCGAAGGCACCAAAGTTGACCATATCAACCGCGCCCAAGCTGACGACAAGCGGGATCTGTTGCTTGAGCATTGAATCAAATCGGGTAGGACCGGCTGCAAACACTCCGCCGACGATCTCGTCGGCTACTTCGGTCGTGGTGATGTCCAGTACTCCCAAGATCATACCTGAGTCTACGAGTCGCTCCATGGCACGACCGCCGGTCCCAGTTGCATGGAACAC encodes:
- a CDS encoding Gfo/Idh/MocA family oxidoreductase, which produces MSLHRLSRRQFLTTSASATVTAPMIISATALGLGRPSPSNRVTVGFIGVGFKGLQGCFGSLVQSFMANPVCQAVAVCDINRNYLDNAKATIDTFYGNQDCATYIDFRELIKRDDIDAVVIASPDHWHAIQTVWSCRSGKDVYCEKPLSLTIGEARAMVDAARRYGRVVQTGSQSRSYESIRYACQALQDGIIGNIREVHVSCGGPSVPCNLPAEETPDHIDWDLWLGPAPWRPYHSLLVDKMFRPYRDYSGGGMTDWGCHHFDIAKWATGLDETGPVEVLPPDGKEVKWLTYRFANGVIMTHESPMSRQGVYFVGEEGNAWGHGMSNRWRIEPRGRWKLPPGPKDPMQGAKAHSDNFLECVLSRKKPHADVEIGARTVSLCHLGNLAYWLNRPLQWDPVAERFVNDAVADRWLNRAYREPWVL
- a CDS encoding ThuA domain-containing protein, translated to MLTRNVLYLVVTLALVVVLAGKAAHAREQIGQPDSDTSAEDSKYILLISTKLDHPWATHMYRQGCNLLAACLNNTPGVKAIVSPEDDWPKDPAALKGVDAIVFYSRPAGDLLLHPRRRNQAMKLLKSGVGLTAIHWATGTTDDQYGPEYMNLLGGWFSFAHAGLKVDKRLLQQAKADHPVCKGWKPYKLRDEFYLNLKFSEQAQPILQVNVDGVEQTVAWCLERPNSKGGRSFGTTLGHFHDNFTIDEFRRAIVNGILWTAHVELPKTGADVTIPKAKLTLPDPPPPKPVEPIKDELPKLEAVESQ
- a CDS encoding phosphoenolpyruvate hydrolase family protein: MTPSRESILNRFRDKIANGLPIIGGGAGTGISAKCEEAGGIDLIVIYNSGRYRMAGRGSLAGLMPYGNANQIVKEMAHEVLTAVKQTPVLAGVCGTDPFMLRDSFLRELKEIGFAGIQNFPTVGLIDGTFRANLEETGMGFTLEVDCVAAAHELDLLTTPYAFDADQSRLLTEAGADLIVAHMGLTTSGSIGAQTALTLEMCLPRIQEIAEAARTVREDVIVLCHGGPIAQPSDAQYVIENLDIVDGFYGASSVERLPTEVAITAQVEEFTRIRRKR